Proteins from a genomic interval of Candidatus Alcyoniella australis:
- the queA gene encoding tRNA preQ1(34) S-adenosylmethionine ribosyltransferase-isomerase QueA, with the protein MQLSDFDYDLPPGLIAQRPPDRRSDSRLMWLDRNSGWTADRRIGDLPELLKPGDLLVTNDTRVFPARLQGRKPSGGQVELLLVEPLGQRPGWHRWLALGRSSKGLKLKQTVVLSGNVRAKVRQVLGDGKFEIEINHRGDHEQLMKYIDEAGSMPLPPYIKREADEHDVERYQTIYARNIGAVAAPTAGLHFTDQLFAKLKRRGVKHCSVTLHVGPGTFLPMRVEDPREHQLEPEAYAISEQAAQQIEATRKSGGRIVAVGTTVVRTLEGAAASGSIHECSGRSGLLIYPGFEFRAVDLLLTNFHVPRSSLLMLVSAFAGTEHLLAAYRRAVELGYRFYSYGDAMLIGPGLTR; encoded by the coding sequence TTGCAGCTAAGCGATTTCGATTACGACTTACCACCGGGGCTGATCGCCCAGCGCCCCCCGGATCGTCGCAGCGACTCGCGTCTGATGTGGCTCGACCGGAACAGCGGGTGGACCGCGGATCGCCGCATCGGCGATCTACCCGAGCTGCTCAAGCCCGGCGACCTGCTGGTAACCAACGATACTCGCGTCTTCCCCGCGCGGCTGCAGGGACGTAAGCCCAGCGGCGGTCAGGTCGAGCTGTTGCTCGTCGAGCCGTTGGGGCAACGCCCGGGTTGGCATCGATGGCTGGCCCTGGGCCGTTCAAGCAAGGGGCTCAAGCTCAAGCAGACCGTGGTGCTGTCCGGCAACGTGCGCGCCAAGGTCAGACAAGTGCTCGGCGATGGTAAGTTTGAGATCGAGATCAACCATCGCGGTGATCACGAGCAGCTGATGAAGTACATCGACGAGGCCGGCAGCATGCCGTTGCCGCCCTACATCAAACGTGAAGCTGACGAGCACGACGTCGAGCGCTATCAAACAATCTACGCGCGAAATATCGGTGCGGTGGCAGCACCCACTGCCGGGCTGCATTTTACCGACCAATTGTTTGCTAAGCTCAAGCGCCGCGGCGTGAAGCACTGTAGCGTGACCCTGCACGTGGGACCGGGAACGTTTTTGCCGATGCGTGTGGAAGACCCCCGGGAACATCAGCTCGAGCCCGAAGCATACGCCATCAGCGAGCAGGCCGCGCAACAGATCGAGGCCACGCGCAAGTCCGGTGGAAGGATCGTGGCCGTGGGCACGACCGTCGTCCGCACTCTTGAGGGTGCTGCTGCGTCAGGTTCGATCCATGAATGTTCGGGTCGCAGCGGACTGCTGATCTATCCGGGGTTCGAGTTCCGCGCGGTTGACCTGTTGCTGACCAACTTTCACGTGCCGCGATCATCGCTGCTGATGCTGGTCAGCGCCTTTGCCGGGACCGAGCATCTGCTCGCGGCCTATCGACGTGCCGTGGAACTGGGCTACCGTTTCTACAGCTACGGCGACGCGATGCTGATCGGGCCGGGGCTGACGCGTTGA